The window TTGTAGGGCGCCTGCTCGGACGCGAAGCGGACGTAGCCCTTCAGTTCGCTCACCATGAGTGCTTCCATCACGCCCCAGGCGGGGTAGGTCGAGCAACCGATGTACCGCACCTTGCCGGCGCGCACCAGGTCGTCGAACGCGCGCAGCGTCTCGTCGATCGGGATGCCGAAGTCCGGCCGGTGAGTCTGGTAGAGGTCGATGTGGTCCGTCTGCAGCCGGCGTAGCGCCGCGTCGCAGGCGTTCAGGATGCCGGCCCGGGACAGCCCCTGCTCGTTCGGATTCTGCCCGGGAACGTGCTCTACGCGCGCTAGCCCCGTTTCATCATCGAACTCGCCCGGGTAGATCTTGGTCGAGATCACGACCTCGTGGCGGCGGCCGGTCTCCTTGAGCACGCTGCCGACGATGCGCTCGGCGAGGCCGTCGCCGTAGATGTGCCCGAGATCGATCAGGTTGACGCCGGCGTCGAGAGTCCGCTCGATGATCCGCCGCGCCTCGTCCTCCGGCGTCACGTCACCGAAGTTGCTCGTGCCGAGGCCGAGCGGCGAGACCTTCAGACCGGTGCGGCCGAGGGTGCGGTACTCCATTGGACGAGCAGCCTACCTACATGCGGTCCGCGAGCTGCAGGGCCGGATCGAAGACGCGGTTCGGCACGTCGTCCTCGCCCAGGAGGAACCGGATCTCGTCGTCGTAGCCGGTCATCTCCCAGCGGATCAGCGAGATCGGGATGATGCCGCCGGCCAGGAACTCGTCGATGAAGTCGCGGAGCACGAACTCGTCGCCGAGCTGCATCGCGCGCTCGCGGAAGAGCTTCATGAAGTGGGCCTTGCCGACGACGACTCCGGTGTGGAAGCCGGGGAAGCGCAGGTTGGACTCCATCTCGTACCAGACCATGCGCTCGTCTTCCTGGGACCAGCCCTTGGACATCAGCGCGGCGCAGAGCGCCCGCGACTCGTCGAAGGTGATCAGGTTCGCGTGCATCGCGAGGTCGGGCAGCGCCAGGCTCATGTGGGAGATGTTCATCAGGTACTCGACCTCGCGGCCGCGGCGGGGCCGTTCGTCGAGCACGCCGGCCTGCATCGTGAGTTCCTCGAGGGCGACCGCCCAGCCCTCCATCCGCATCCACTCCATGTTGAAGCGGCGGTCGGCGCCGCGGATTGGCCGGTCGTCGCGCTGGCGCCGCTGGTCGTCGAGCATGTGGCCGACGTACTCGTGGGTCTCACCGGGCAGGATCTCGCGCTCGCGCGCCTTGTGGTCGATGCTCGTATCGGAGGGCAACGGCTCCGGCGGCTCTTCGGGATCGCTGTAGTCGTGCGGGTCGACCCAGTCCGGAACGGTCATGACTTCGCCGTCGCGCAGGAAGTCGACGACGTAGCGCAGCGCCTCGTGCAGGTTGTCGGCGTACTTCTGCGGGGTGTCGGCGATGTCGAACGGCGGCAGGTCGCGGTTGCGGTGCTCCTCCAGGGCCAGGAAGGTGACGAGCCGGTTGTATTCCTGCTCGACGATCATCCGGCTCTCCTCCCAGCCGTAGGGCGAGAGGTGGACGTTGCGGAGCCACCAGTCGTAGTTCTCCTTGCCGATGCCGGCGGCGCCGCTCCAGGACGGTTTGTTCTCCTCGACCCAGCCGCCGAAAGCGAGCACCGCATCGCGGGCGGCCTCGGCGTCGGCGACGAGTTCCGGATGATGTTCGGCGAGGTCCTCAGCGATCCCTTCGTAGATGCGCGCCTCCCGCGGAGCGGCCCAGATCGCGATCCCGCCGAGATCGGGCACCGCCTCGGTCAGGTTGGACTTCGCCTGCTCGTAGACCTTCGGCACCGCCTGCAGGGTCGTCCTGTACTCGGCGAGCTCCTCTTCGTCGAACGGCGGTTCGAACCGGAACAGCGACCGGAAGCCCGACATCGCCGGCCCGGCGCCGCCCTGGGACATGAGGTAGAAGGCCGGGTCGCGCGACCAGGGCCGGGTCACCCGGTGGTGGAAGTCGAGCCCGTTCATCTCGGCCCGGACCAGGTGATGGTCGATCTGCTCGGAGACGGTCCATTCCGAGATGTCGATCGCGTGGAGCCGCCTCTTGTAGTCCTCGAGGCCGTCACGCTGGCGAGCCATCGCCTCGGTGGTGTAGTCCGGCACACCGTCCACGATCTCCGGTTCCTGGAAGACGCGGAAGTCCTCGAAGAGCACGAGCAGGTCGTCGTGGGTGCCGGGTGCGGCCTCTTCAGTGGCTGGCGGCGTCGGAGCGCAGGCGATCGCCAGCGCAAGCAGGATGGTCAGGGGAGCGAGGCGGAACTTGATCTGCCACATGAGGTGTGCTCCTTTCAATCGGGGATGTTGACGAGGGTGTAGTAAGCCTCCGGGTGAAGCAGCGGTTCGCCGTCGCCGCTGCGGACTCCATCGAGGTGCAGTTCGTGGACGTAGCCGGCCCGCAACGGCTCGACCCCCAGGCGGACGCTCAAGCCGTCCGGAGCGAACCGGGCGGACCGGACGGCGACCACCAGCTTGTCGTCCTCCGGGCCGCCGTAGTTCTCGCTAAGACGGTAGGTGTAGCTCTCCATGCGGTAGGACGCGGGGTCGCCGGCCGTCGCCGGATCGACGGCCCGGGTGAAGGTGAGTTCGAAGCCGTCGGGCCGAGCCCGCATCTCGTGGACTTCGAACGGCACCGCCCCTGTCCAGACGATCCGCTGAAGTCCGTGAGGTTCGGGGCCGACGCCGCCCCAGCCGCGGTCCGACAGGCCGGCGAAGAGCGAACCGTCGTCGGCGAACGCCAGGCGGATCACGCCGCTGTCGAGGCCGCGCCGGAAGTTGAAGGCGGCGCCCTGCCAGTGGCCGCCGACCTTCTCCAGGAAGACGCGCATGACCATCGCGTGGTGCTGGTCGCCGACGAAGACCTGACCTTCGAAGGGCCCGAACTTGCCGCTGGTCGTGTCCCACCGGAGACCGGAGGGGGACTGCCCCATCTTCACGTAGGGGAACCAGACGGAGGGCATGCGGTAGTTCGGAATCAGCTCGTGCAGGTCCTTCATGTAGGTCCCGCCTTCCGGCTGGCCTTCCGGCGGCGGCTCGACCTGCGAGTCGGGATGGTGGGTGGAGGCCATGCCGTGCGGATGGCCGTGGAAGTCCCCGACCTGGATCAGCGAGAGCTTGGAGGCGTTGTTCCACTCGCCCTGGTTGTCGGTGTAGAAGACCTCGCCCCAGGGGCTGACTTCGATGCCGGCGGGTGAGCGCAGACCGGCGGCCACGAACTCGGTGTCGCCGGTCGCGGGATCGATGCGGGCCGCCCAGCCGCGCCAGGGGGCGTGACCGTAGGGCTGGTCGCCGAACGGGATGTTCATGGTCACCCAGAGCTTGCCGTCAGGCGTCGGCCGCGGTCCGAAGACGTACTCGTGGTAGTCGCCGCTGGTCTCCCAGGCGTCGGTCACCGTCTCGAAGACGTCGGCGCGGTCATCGCCGTCGATGTCCCGGAGGCGCGTCAGCTCGCCGCGCTGGGCGGCGTAGATCCAGCCGCCGTACTCCAGCAGGCCGAGCGGCTGCCCGAGGCCGAAGGCGTACTGCTTGAAGAACGGCGCCGGCGGATCGCTGAAGGCGTTCTCGACGATGAAGATCTCACCGCGCCGCGTCGCCGCCATGATGCGGCCGTCGGAGAGCTGGAGCAGCCCGCCGACTTCCATCGACATGCCTTCGTTGAGCGGCATGGTGAGCACCCGGTAGTAGGGCTCCTCGGCGGCGATCCGGGGGCCGACGTCCGCCTGCTGGCGGGCCAGCAGCTCCTTGTCCGTCAGTTCCCGTAGCTCCTCGTCAGGCGGTTCCTGAGCGAACAGCGGCAGGGGCAGCAGGAACGCGACGAGCGCGACCGCGAGGGTTGGACGGCAGCTCACCATGACAGCGTCACGTCCAGTGCGAGCGTCTCGCCCGGTTCGAGTTCGATCCGTTGCAGGAGCTGGCGGACGTCCTGGGAATCGCGGACGATCGGTTCGAGATCGGCGGTCGATGTGACGGCCACGTCGAGCGTGTCGTCAACTCGCCACTTCCGATCCGCCGTCGATGCGATCTCTTCCCCTTCGGCCAGCAGAAGAAAGAGGGGGTCGGGAGCGGTGCCGGCGGCAAGCCGGAAGCGGCGGATCAGGTCCGTGCCGCCCCCCGCATGCAGTGGCGTCGGCGTTTCCTCGACCAGGATGTCCCCCACCCGGTAGCGCAGAACGGGGTGACCCTGTTCGTC is drawn from Acidobacteriota bacterium and contains these coding sequences:
- a CDS encoding DUF885 family protein; this translates as MWQIKFRLAPLTILLALAIACAPTPPATEEAAPGTHDDLLVLFEDFRVFQEPEIVDGVPDYTTEAMARQRDGLEDYKRRLHAIDISEWTVSEQIDHHLVRAEMNGLDFHHRVTRPWSRDPAFYLMSQGGAGPAMSGFRSLFRFEPPFDEEELAEYRTTLQAVPKVYEQAKSNLTEAVPDLGGIAIWAAPREARIYEGIAEDLAEHHPELVADAEAARDAVLAFGGWVEENKPSWSGAAGIGKENYDWWLRNVHLSPYGWEESRMIVEQEYNRLVTFLALEEHRNRDLPPFDIADTPQKYADNLHEALRYVVDFLRDGEVMTVPDWVDPHDYSDPEEPPEPLPSDTSIDHKAREREILPGETHEYVGHMLDDQRRQRDDRPIRGADRRFNMEWMRMEGWAVALEELTMQAGVLDERPRRGREVEYLMNISHMSLALPDLAMHANLITFDESRALCAALMSKGWSQEDERMVWYEMESNLRFPGFHTGVVVGKAHFMKLFRERAMQLGDEFVLRDFIDEFLAGGIIPISLIRWEMTGYDDEIRFLLGEDDVPNRVFDPALQLADRM
- a CDS encoding aldo/keto reductase, with the translated sequence MEYRTLGRTGLKVSPLGLGTSNFGDVTPEDEARRIIERTLDAGVNLIDLGHIYGDGLAERIVGSVLKETGRRHEVVISTKIYPGEFDDETGLARVEHVPGQNPNEQGLSRAGILNACDAALRRLQTDHIDLYQTHRPDFGIPIDETLRAFDDLVRAGKVRYIGCSTYPAWGVMEALMVSELKGYVRFASEQAPYNLLDRRIENELIPLCQRHGLGILAWAPLGMGVLAGRYSDAANYPEGSRADVLGKYYARRVTERAVRVGVEFAGLAAEAGITPAQLAILWCKDRPGITAPLIGPRRFEHLGELVAVQEMTLDPEIAAACDALVPPGSAVSDFHNTSGWMKTRLTW